In the Candidatus Bathyarchaeia archaeon genome, CCAGTAGCAGTTAGCTTGCTCGTTTGGATTGTGGGCGTTATGACTGGAGTAGGCGAGGTTGCTGAGGCGGTTTGTGTTGGCGTCGGCGTTGCTTCTGTTGAAGACGGCGAGGGCGCATTTGTGGTTGATGAGCTAGGCGTTATGGTTATTTATGGAGTAGGCGAAGGCGTTATTGTTGTCAGGGTATAGTAGAAGAGACCCGATTCAACGCTCAACAACCCTGCACAGCTTATGTGTGCTGTTCCGTTGTTGTCAAAAACCAGCGATGAATCTCCATTTGCGGAAGCTACCTTCTGGGCACTCCATGAAGTGCCGTCCCAACTCGCATACTTTAGGGTGATGTCGGTGATTTCGACGGGGCTGATTGTAGTGTAGTTCAAGTAGCTGATGTGGGGGTTGCCTGCGGGGTCAAAAGCTAATGAGGAACCTACCCCCATATACCCTGAATCTACCGTTTGAGTACTCCACGCTGCACCGTCCCAACTCGCATACTTTAAGTCGCCATTGAGCGCCGTGTAGCATATATGAGGGTCGTCGTTTGGGTCTAAAGCTAATGTGCAATCAGTGTTCATGGGCGAGCAGGCTAAATAGCCGTAAATAAACACGTTGGCGTGAATTTGTGGTGGACTACACTCTGGAACCTGCGTCAGTAGATTTTTTTCCTTCTCATTTTCTTTCTTAAACTGTGTTGATTTAAGCTTATGATTCCCACATTGTTATTTGGTCTTTAGATTGGTCGAAAATGGCGCAATTTTTCTGTAGCGTACCTACATTGAGTAAAATATAAATAATAGGTCGATTAAATCGCATTCCACCCTAAAAGGAGAGAGATGTTGAAAATGACCCTAAATGAAAATAGGTTAAAAATTTTCGTGATATCTCTGCTGCTAATAGCTACCCTTGCCTTACCGATGCTTACGACAACAGTCAACGCTCATACTCCAGCTTGGACTATTCCTAGATATGCTTACTGCACTGCAGCCCCCAATCCCGCAAATCCTGGTGAAACAGTGGCCATAGTGGTTTGGACTGATATCCCGCCGCCTACTGCAACTGGAGGAGCCGGTGACCGGTGGACTGGGTTCACAGTTGACGTTACAAAGCCTGACGGAACAGTGGTTCACGCCCTTACAAATGGTGTTTCTGACCCTGTGGGCTCAAGCTACTGTTTGTTCACTCCAGACGCAGTCGGCATATACACTATTACCTTCAGCTTCCCGGACCAAACCGCTGAGCTAGCCGGATATACAGGCTTAAACGGTTCTAGCAGCCAGTACATAGGCGACCTCTATACAGGCGCGAGCACAACAACCACCTTAACGGTGAGCCACGCAGAAGTGGAACCCTTCGTCGAAGCGCAACTACCAGTCAGCTACTGGACTAGGCCAATAAACGAGAATAACCAGCAGTGGAGCCAAATAGCTTCAGCATGGTTAGGTCAACGTCTGTACGGCGCAACTTACGACAAGTTCAATGCATATGGTTGGGCACCTAGCACAGCACACGTTTCGGTAACTTACCCACTTTCGTGGGGCGGTATCACTGGCGGAGACAACGCAATCTACAACAACATGGCCTTCTATTCTGGAACACAGTATAACTTGAAATTCAGCAACCCAATCATCATGTACGGCAACGTCTACTTCAGTTTACCCGCAACACCCGCGAATAGCGGCAACGGCATCGCATGCATGGACCTGCGCACAGGTGAGATTTTATGGACACGCCCAGACGTCAGGTCAGTTACAATAGGCCAACTCTATGACGGTGAGACTCCAAACCAGCACGGAACTTCAGGAATGTACCTGTGGTACAGCGGAACCGTACCTGCAGGCTCCTCAATAACAAATCCCAGCACCGCAGCACAAGACCTTATTAAAGGCACCTATACTGCAGGCGATGTGTACACGACACAGCAATCCAGTATTAGAGGAGGAACTTCAGCATCTGCAACAAGTGCATGGTGTGCAATTGATCCTCGTACAGGTCTGAACGCTTTCAATGAAACCAATCCCCCAACAACTCAGATGGGTGTCTCGTCTGGCAGCGCGCCTAGTGCTCTTTGTTACGGACCACAAGGTGAATGGCTAATCTACGGTTTAGGCGGTCGAACAGATAACAACGATCCTTTCACTACACTTTGGCAATGGAATAACACAAAGATACCCGGTGTAGAAACTGGAGGAGCCGGATCATGGGGACCAGGAATAAGCAACTACAACATGAGCACAGCTTACGACTGGAACGTGACAATAACAAACCCAAACGGTACGCCACATCCACTAGCTAACACGATTTCTCCAATCGGTGCAGTTGGTGGCTTTGCTGCGGGTGGTTCATACAACGCAACCACGGACCTCTACACTCTGTACCCCCAAATCCTCTCTGTTGCGCCCGGTGACTTCATCTTTGGTCAGAGCTCGGGTTTGCAGACTATTCCAGGCACTTCTGCCGGCATCTTTGGTACACCAGACCCCTATACACTGTGGGCAATTAACTTGAATGCTTCGCGTGCACCAATCGGTCAAATACTCTTTGAAAAAACCTACCAGGCTCCCGATGGCAATAAGACTGTCCAAGTAGGTCCAATCGACGCAGAAAACGAGGTCTTCACTATTTACTTCCGAGAAACAATGCAATGGAGCGGCTACAGCGCAATTACAGGCGAAAAGTTATGGGGTCCACTTGAACCACAAAACGACTGGAACTACTTTAGCGGAACAACTGGTTTGACTAACCCGATTGGCGTGGCATATGGTCACCTCTACACAGCAGGATACGGCGGGGTCCTCTACGCAATTGACTGCAAGACTGGCAACATAGACTTCACATGGGGCAACGACATTAACGACCCTAACAACAGCACTTTCACTGCAGAAACAGTTTACGGCGTGTACCCCACTCAGGTTGCAGCTATTGCTAATGGCAAAATCTACATGGTTGAAGAAGAGCACTCTTTGAATGCTCCCGCTTACCATGGTGCAATGACCCGATGCATTGACGCATTCACTGGTAAACTGCTTTGGCAAGTCTACGGCATTTGTTCATGGCAAAGCGTTGCAGTGGCCGACGGTTACTTCACATGGCTCAATTATAATGACGGACAAATCTATGTTATGGGTCCCGGACCAAGCGCAACCACTGTTGATGTCAAAGACAATCTTGTCTCGCTGGGTAGTAGCATCTTAATAACTGGAACGGTAACCGACCAATCCGCGCAGTCCCAACTCAAAGGAACCGCTGCAGTAGCTGACGCAGACCAATCGGTACAGATAGAGTTCCTTATCCAGCACAGCATTGACCAGCCAAACGTTCACGGCGTACCCGTAACGATCTCAGCAATCGACAGCAATGAAAAAGTTATCCCGATAGAACAGACAGTCAGTGACGGTCTAAGTGGAACGTTTAAGACCATCTGGACTCCACCAGCAACTGGCACATACACAATCGTCGCAAACTTCACAGGCACTCAATCATACGGGCCATCATATGCATCTACAGCAGTCGGCGTTGTCGCAGCAGCTTCACCCCAGCCAGGACAAACCTCACCGCCTGCTTCAACAGTGCCAACTTCTAGTCCACTGCAGTCTGTTTCGCCCTCCCCTAGTGAAGCTCCACAGCCAGCTACTACCGCAGCCACGCCAACCCTGACCTACATTGCTATCGGTGCAGCAGTTGTCATTGTGGTCGCCGTCGCAACAGTGCTTGTCCTAAGAAGACGAAAATAAGCAACAAAAATCAAATCAATTCCCTTTTCCTTTTTTGTTTAGGAAAAACATTGGCGAAAATAAGGGGCTGAGTGGGCTTTGGAAGGTGAATTTCCAACTTTGCTCGTTGGTTTTCATCTCGTTCTCTCTCCTAATTTGCGTTCCGTAGCCCCAGCAAACCCTTTGAATAATTTATCAAGATTTAGTTTCCGCTTATTATTTTGAGAAGGTTTTTTATTTTGGTGGACTGGGGGGGATTTGAACCCCCGACCTCTTGAGTGCAAGTCAAGCGTTCATGCCAACTGAACTACCAGCCCGCATGCATGGAAGCATTTCAGAGAATATTGGGTTCTTTGATATTTAGGTTTTGTTTGCTTCTGCCCCGACGGCAAGTCCACAACAAGCTGCGAGCCTATTTGGCGTCTATTTGGATGCTATTAGAAAATCGATGCAGAACCTATAGAGGGGATAGGGTAGGCTAAAACGTAGCTTACCTACCTGAACCGCAAAACCCATAAACCCAACCTGCAATAATCAACACAGGGAAACCCATGCTCAACTTCACCACAGTCAAAATCACCCCGCCCCCTGATGTCAACCTCATTTTGGGGCAAGCGCATTTTATAAAAACCGCTGAAGACCTCTACGAAGCCCTCACAAACGCCGTTCCCAACGCGAAATTTGGCTTAGCCTTCTGCGAAAGCAGCGGTCCATGTCTTATCCGCGCTGAAGGAAACGACCCTGAACTCAAGGGGGCAGTTGCAGAGAAAGCCCTTGAACTCGCTTGCGGACACAGTTTTCTTATTTACCTGCGCGGTGCTTACCCCATAAATGTGCTTGACAAAGTCAAGGCGGTCCCCGAAGTCTGCGGCATCTACGCAGCAACTGCAAACCCGCTGGAGGTCGTGGTGGCGGAAACCGAGCAGGGCAGAGGCGTCATGGGCGTCATCGACGGCTACAAAAGCAGAGCCATCGAAACTGGTGCGGACGTGGAGGCGCGGCGGGGTTTTCTGCGCAAAATCGGCTACAAACTCTAACCCGAAACCCTTTTTAGTCCACCCCACCTTCAAAGGGGCAAGTTAGCTTGGTGGTTTTTGTGAGTGCACCTGACCAGAACCAGAATTTGATGGAAGCCCGACGGCAAAGGCTTCTGCAGCAAAAAGAACAACTTGAACAACTCCGCATACGCATGGGCAAAATCAAGCACAAAATCGCGGTCATCAGCGGCAAGGGCGGCGTGGGTAAAAGCACGGTGACTGTGAACTTGGCGGCAGCTTTTGCCAAAAAAGGCTACGCGGTGGGCATTTTGGATGCAGACATTCATGGTCCGAGTGTGCCGCGGCTTTTGGGGTTGACGGGGCAGCGGGTGAAAACTGGTCCGCCAGGCGCCTTCCCAGTTTTTGGACCCATGGGCATCAAGGTTATCTCCATCGACTTTTTCTTGGATGAAGAGGTGCCAACAATTTGGCGGGGTCCCCTGAAGATGGGTGCTATTCGCCAGTTTCTGCAAGAAATCGTCTGGGGCGACTTGGATGTTTTGCTGATTGATTTGCCCCCCGGCACAGGCGATGAACCCTTAACCATCGCCCAGTTTCTGCCCGAAATGGACGGCGTGGTCATTGTCACTATGCCCAACGAGCTCTCAAGTACCATCGTCAAAAAAGCCATAACCTTCGCCCGCAGACTAAACATGCCCATCATCGGCGTGGTGGAAAACATGAGCGGCTTTGTTTGCCCCCACTGCGGCGAAAAAACCGACATCTTCCCTGCGGGCGGCGGCAGAAAAATGGCTGACGAAGAAGGCGTCGCGTTCTTGGGCAGCATACCCATTGACCCGAAAGTAGGCGTCGACACCGACAAAGGTAAGCCTTTTGTGGTTGAGCATCCTGATTCAGCTGCCGCAAACGCCTTCGCCGAAGTGGTAACACAAGTTGACGTTTACCTGCAGAAGCGAGCGCAACCAAAAACTGATTGAAGTGCGTTTGCGCAAAACTAAACTCTTTTTTAAGAAAATGAAGAAAGTTGGAGAACAAACTTTACCGTTGTTGCTCCGCGTTGTTATGGCTTGCTCAGAGTGATTTCTATCGTGGAAACCATTCTGGACTTTGTTTCGCCTTCGCGGGGTGGCATCTCGGCTGTTCCGATGGCTATGGTGCTGACTTTGAGTTCTTTTATGAATCTGCTTCGAGTAATTTCAGCCACGTCAACTGCGGTGGTTATTGCTTGACCTCGCGCTTTCAGCGTTATCTCTTTGGCTGAGCCTGAAGAAAACGCTGTGATTATAGCCAGAACATAGCTCATTGGTGGTTTGTTTCCGACGAATATGACATCTTGCTGTTTTTCCGTTTTTTTCATCCTCCAATTTTTTGTCTGTAGTGACGTTCTGGAGTTTCTTCTTTTTTCAGAACGCTCTGAGTTTATACACAAAACTAGCTTATAAATTAAACCAGCCTGCAATTCAACACATCTACTCTAACCAACCAGCAGTTTAATGCGTTCAAAAAGGCTGTATCTTCTCCCATTTTTGTGGGATTAGCAAAATGCATTTAAAACGGTTATGCTCCTAAGTGCAAGGAGTTCTAACAAAATTGGGCAAAAAACGGGAAGAAGAAAAGTCAGAGCAAAAAGGCAAATTTGACTACCATTCTTCTAGGTTTTTTTCCCTTCTTTTTCCCGGCATTTACGCTTTTGTTCTTTTAATTTTCTGTTTGGTTTACGCGATTATTCCTGGACCTGAATTTTTGGTGCTGATTTTTCTCATTTACGCCGCTTATAATCAGCATACTTGGCGTTTCCTTAAGGATTGGCTTCCCTTCATCACAGTGTTTCTCTCCTATGAAGCCATGTACGGCGTGGCGGACGTATTTGCCAAAAGTAACCTACATTCGGGACCTTTGAATTTGGAGCATTTCCTGTTCGGAAACCCCATCCCCACCATTGTACTCCAACAATCAATACGGCTACCAATTTTGGACTACATGGGCGCCTTTTTCTATTCGCTGCACTTTTTTGCCCCCACAATTTTCGCGTTTATCCTCTGGCGCGAAAGCCCAAAAGACTACTGGAAATACACCATCGCCTTTGGAATATTAAGCTACAGTGCCCTGTTGACTTTTCTAGCTTTCCCCGTTGCCCCTCCATGGATAGCCGTGGCAGGGGTCCCCCGCATCTTAACTGGGTCCGTTGATGCAAGTTTAGGTTTACCCGTCTACAAAACCATATTTGACTTTCTCAGCCCTAAACCAATACGCTGCCTTTCCCAGCATGCATTCCGCCCTGCCTTGGCTGATTTCTTTGTTTGCCATTAAAATCTGGAAAACAAAAGCGCTTCCCTTACTGATTTTTCCAATCGGAGTGTGGTTTAGCGCGGTGTACCTTGGCGAACACTACTTTGTGGACGTGCTAGGCGGAATCGGTTACGCGACAGTAGCGTTTATTGTAGTGGAGAAGCTTTTGCCGTATCTGTCCTGCCGTATCGGCTTTTTAAGAAGGCATGTTCCAAATTTTGAAACCAAGCCGAAAAGGTGAGTATGTTTTCGCTTTTGGATAAATTTGTTTTCCTATTCGCGGCTTCTCTATAAATGATTGTTGACTATTGACGATTATGTATTTAAGACGCTTATAGCCTGTATATACATGTGAGGGCGAGGGCTGTATGCAATCCAACAAGATTCCCTAATTGCCTACAACATTTTATACAAAAAAATAGTCAGCAACGGCTTTTGTACCCTATGCGGCGCATGTGAAGCGGCATGTCCAACAGGCGCAATATCTGTTGAAGATGAGAAAAACCGCCGTCTACATGACTGCTCCAAAGACCTTGATTTATGCCCGATTTGCTACGAGGTTTGTCCGCATTCTGAAGCGTTGCTGCTGAGAACTCAGAAGGCGGTTTCCGATGCTCCTGTGAAGAACGAAGCTTTAGGCTACTACCGAAAAATTGTGCTGGCTCAAGCAACTGACCCAAAAATAAGAGAAATGAGCCGCGGCGGTGGAGTGGTTACCTCCCTGTTAACTTATGGCGTTGAAAAGAAACTTTTTGACAGCGCTATCGTTTCCAGAGCTGAACCTGAAAACCCCTCCAAACCTAGAGCCTCCGTAGCCACAGTACAAGACGACATCTTATCCGCTGTCGGGAGCAAATTTTTCCCCTCCCCTGTAGCTAAAGCTTATGGGCGTGCGGTTTACAGCTACGGCAAAACAAAAATTGCCTTTGTAGGCGTTCCCTGTCACGTAACCGCTCTACGTAAAATTGAAGCTTGGGGCCACAAAATCAGCGACAATTTAGCCATAACCATCGGGCTTTTCTGTTTCGGAACATTCTCCATGGCTCCCCTGCTCAAGTACATAGAAGACAATTACCATGTGAAGCCTTCGGAGATTAAGCACATGCGGCTTTCCTCCAAATTCATTGTGCAGACAGACAAAGACGTGATTCGAATTCCCGTTTCTGAAGTGGAAAACATCATCATGCCCAGCTGTCGAACCTGCACCGACTTCACTTCCGAGTTAGCCGACATATCTGTTGGTAGTGCGTACCCGCTTGAAGAATGGTCCACCGTTATTATTCGGACGAAGGCAGGCGAGAAATTCTTCTACGAGGCAGTAGAAAACGGCGTGATTAACACTTGGGTTATTGAGCAAGAACCTGAAGTTTTTGAGCGGGTGGCAAAAGCGGCTATCCAGAAACGAACCGCTGCACTTCAGGAAGCTAAGAAAATGGAAGCGAAATTCGGTTACTTACCTGTTCTTACGTTGCGAGAAAGTGACGCTTTTGCCCACGTTAAAGTTGCAGACATCATGACTAAACACGTCAAGACCGTGCGGGAAAATATTACAGTTAGTCAATTGTTAGAGTTGATGGCTCAGCAGCATCACATAGGCTACCCCGTTGTGAACGCAGAAGAGGAACCCGTAGGCACAATCACCCTTGAAGCGGCAAGTGCTGTTGGAAAAGAAAAACGAGACACAACCCTTGTCAACCAAATTATGCGTAAAAACCCCGTTTACGTTAGCTCCGAAGACACCGCTCTGGACGTTTTCCGGAAGATGCGCGAGTTTGAAACAGGACGTGTGCTGGTCGTGGACTATGCAGATTCAAGGAAGCTGGTGGGAATTGTTACCAAGAGCGACCTTATGCATACTATGATAGAGCAAGGCTAAGCTGCCTGCCTTTTTCTTCATTTTTGCCTTCAACCGTAACCTGTTTTTTCAGGGTGAACCTTAAATTTGTGTTTCCTCATTCCCGTTTAACAAATTTCCCTCGGAACTTTGGCGGAAGCAAAAATGGGCGAAACATTATCCGAAAAAATAATCAGCAACCACTTAGCAGCGGGCAAACTTGAGTCCGGCGCACAAATCGGGTTACAAATCGACCACACCCTCACACAGGACTCCACCGGCACGTTAGCGTACTTGGAGTTCCAAGCCATGGGCATCCCAAAAGTCCGCACCAAACTCAGCCTCAGCTTTGTAGACCACAACATGCTGCAAAACGACTTCCGAAACGCAGACGACCACCGCTACCTCCAAAGTGTCGCCGCCAAATACGGCATCATCTTTTCTCGTCCAGGCAACGGCATATGCCACCAAGTCTACTTGGAACGTTTTGCCCGCCCAGGATACACCCTGCTGGGCAGCGACAGCCACACCCCAACTGCAGGCGGCATGGGCATGATGGCCATCGGCGCAGGCGGTCTAGACGTAGCAGCAGCCATGGCAGGCGAACCTTTCCATTTGGAAACTCCCGAAATAGTCAACGTAAAGCTAACAGGGCAGCTTTCACCGTTTGTTTCCGCTAAAGACGTGATTTTGGAGGTTCTGCGCAAACTCACCGTGAAAGGCTGCGTTAACAAAATCCTCGAATACACTGGACCTGGCGTTAAGACCCTGACGGTTCCCGAACGCGGCACCATAACCAACATGGGTACAGAAACTGGAGCCACAACCTCCGTGTTTCCCTCCGACGAAGTAACCCACAAATTCCTGACTGGACAAGACCGCGCTGACCAGTGGGTTCCCTTAGACGCAGACCCAAACGCCACATACAGCGAAGCCATAGACTTGGACCTCTCCAAAGTGGAGCCCCTCATTGCGCTCCCCCATAGCCCCGACAACGTCAAAGCCGTCCGCGACGTCGAAGGCACACCCGTAGCCCAAGTATGCATCGGCAGCTGCACCAACAGCTCCCTGCGCGACCTCAAAATGGTTGCTGCTCTGCTGAAAGGCAAAAAAATCAGTGACCACGTAAGCCTCACAATCTCCCCCGGGTCAAGGCAGGTTCTGGAAAACCTTGCCGCGTCAGGAGACCTAGTGGACCTTATCCGTGCAGGCGCCCGCGTCATCGAAAACGGCTGCGGACCATGCATAGGCATTGGCCAGGCTCCTCCAAGCGGCGCTGTCACCCTGCGCACATTTAACCGTAACTTCAAGGGCAGGTCTGGAACAAAAGACGCCCAAATTTTCTTGGTAAGCCCTGAAACCGCCGTGGCATCCGCCCTGACAGGTGCAATCACGGATCCACGCGCCCTCAAAGACTACCCCCAAATCAGTTTGCCAGAGAAATTCCTCATAAACGACAACATGTTCATTTTCCCCCAACCCCATTCCGGCAACGTGGAAATCGTCATGGGACCCAACATAAAACCCCTGCCCTCTTTCCAGCCGTTGCAGGCAATGCTTTCTGGCGAAGTGCTGCTGAAAACGTGCGACAACATCTCCACCGACGACATCTTGCCCGGCGGCAGCGAAGTTATGTCTTTGCGAAGCAACATTCCCGAAATTAGCAAGTACACCTTCCGCCCCGTGGACGCTGGGTTTGCGGAACGTGCCCTGCAAAAGGGCGGCGGATTCATCGTTGGCGGAGAAAACTATGGGCAAGGCTCCAGCCGTGAACACGCAGCACTGGCACCCAAATATCTGGGGGTTAAGGCGGTTTTGGTGAAAAGTTTTGCGCGGATTCACCTCGCCAACCTGATTAACTTTGGGATTGTCCCGTTAACCTTCTCTGACAAGCAAGACTGCGACTGCATCTCGCAAGGTGACCTGCTGGAATTGGCTGTGGGCAACCTGCCAAAGCAACTCACCGTAAAAAACGTGACCACTGGTTCCATAGTGCAGGTTGAATGTGATCTCAGCGACTTGGACCGCGCCATGATTTTGGCAGGCGGAAAACTGGCGGCTATAAAACAAAAACAATCCGCCTAACCCTGTTCTTTTATGGTTTTTCTACCCAGTTGCGGCTTCGACAAACCGTTTTACCCGCAACCTTAAACTGCAGGCAATCCTTTTCGGGGCACATTTCCACGCAGCGCAGACACAGTAGACACTGCGAAGTTGTCACGTCGCCGCCTTTTGCTTCATAAACCTCCTCCACTTGAGTGGGGCAGACGCGTTTGCAGACGCCGCATTTGGTGCATTTCTCCTGCACCTTCTCAAGGCGCACGCCAGATATGCGTTTGAAGGGTTGGAACCGGTTGAATAGGGCGATTAAGCCGCCGAGGGGGCAGATGCGGCACCATGAACGTCTAAAGAAGAACGCCCCAACTGTGACAATGGCAAATATGGTTAGGTTTAGGGAGGTGAGGTACTGTCCGAGCTGGTAGAATGCGCCTGTGGTTCCCTCCACAACCCATTCCGGACGCATAACCCCCATGGACACTTGTAGC is a window encoding:
- a CDS encoding adenosine-specific kinase, giving the protein MLNFTTVKITPPPDVNLILGQAHFIKTAEDLYEALTNAVPNAKFGLAFCESSGPCLIRAEGNDPELKGAVAEKALELACGHSFLIYLRGAYPINVLDKVKAVPEVCGIYAATANPLEVVVAETEQGRGVMGVIDGYKSRAIETGADVEARRGFLRKIGYKL
- a CDS encoding Mrp/NBP35 family ATP-binding protein, which encodes MEARRQRLLQQKEQLEQLRIRMGKIKHKIAVISGKGGVGKSTVTVNLAAAFAKKGYAVGILDADIHGPSVPRLLGLTGQRVKTGPPGAFPVFGPMGIKVISIDFFLDEEVPTIWRGPLKMGAIRQFLQEIVWGDLDVLLIDLPPGTGDEPLTIAQFLPEMDGVVIVTMPNELSSTIVKKAITFARRLNMPIIGVVENMSGFVCPHCGEKTDIFPAGGGRKMADEEGVAFLGSIPIDPKVGVDTDKGKPFVVEHPDSAAANAFAEVVTQVDVYLQKRAQPKTD
- the albA gene encoding DNA-binding protein Alba; protein product: MKKTEKQQDVIFVGNKPPMSYVLAIITAFSSGSAKEITLKARGQAITTAVDVAEITRSRFIKELKVSTIAIGTAEMPPREGETKSRMVSTIEITLSKP
- a CDS encoding phosphatase PAP2 family protein, producing MGKKREEEKSEQKGKFDYHSSRFFSLLFPGIYAFVLLIFCLVYAIIPGPEFLVLIFLIYAAYNQHTWRFLKDWLPFITVFLSYEAMYGVADVFAKSNLHSGPLNLEHFLFGNPIPTIVLQQSIRLPILDYMGAFFYSLHFFAPTIFAFILWRESPKDYWKYTIAFGILSYSALLTFLAFPVAPPWIAVAGVPRILTGSVDASLGLPVYKTIFDFLSPKPIRCLSQHAFRPALADFFVCH
- a CDS encoding phosphatase PAP2 family protein, translating into MFAIKIWKTKALPLLIFPIGVWFSAVYLGEHYFVDVLGGIGYATVAFIVVEKLLPYLSCRIGFLRRHVPNFETKPKR
- a CDS encoding Coenzyme F420 hydrogenase/dehydrogenase, beta subunit C-terminal domain; the protein is MKNEALGYYRKIVLAQATDPKIREMSRGGGVVTSLLTYGVEKKLFDSAIVSRAEPENPSKPRASVATVQDDILSAVGSKFFPSPVAKAYGRAVYSYGKTKIAFVGVPCHVTALRKIEAWGHKISDNLAITIGLFCFGTFSMAPLLKYIEDNYHVKPSEIKHMRLSSKFIVQTDKDVIRIPVSEVENIIMPSCRTCTDFTSELADISVGSAYPLEEWSTVIIRTKAGEKFFYEAVENGVINTWVIEQEPEVFERVAKAAIQKRTAALQEAKKMEAKFGYLPVLTLRESDAFAHVKVADIMTKHVKTVRENITVSQLLELMAQQHHIGYPVVNAEEEPVGTITLEAASAVGKEKRDTTLVNQIMRKNPVYVSSEDTALDVFRKMREFETGRVLVVDYADSRKLVGIVTKSDLMHTMIEQG
- a CDS encoding aconitate hydratase, with translation MGETLSEKIISNHLAAGKLESGAQIGLQIDHTLTQDSTGTLAYLEFQAMGIPKVRTKLSLSFVDHNMLQNDFRNADDHRYLQSVAAKYGIIFSRPGNGICHQVYLERFARPGYTLLGSDSHTPTAGGMGMMAIGAGGLDVAAAMAGEPFHLETPEIVNVKLTGQLSPFVSAKDVILEVLRKLTVKGCVNKILEYTGPGVKTLTVPERGTITNMGTETGATTSVFPSDEVTHKFLTGQDRADQWVPLDADPNATYSEAIDLDLSKVEPLIALPHSPDNVKAVRDVEGTPVAQVCIGSCTNSSLRDLKMVAALLKGKKISDHVSLTISPGSRQVLENLAASGDLVDLIRAGARVIENGCGPCIGIGQAPPSGAVTLRTFNRNFKGRSGTKDAQIFLVSPETAVASALTGAITDPRALKDYPQISLPEKFLINDNMFIFPQPHSGNVEIVMGPNIKPLPSFQPLQAMLSGEVLLKTCDNISTDDILPGGSEVMSLRSNIPEISKYTFRPVDAGFAERALQKGGGFIVGGENYGQGSSREHAALAPKYLGVKAVLVKSFARIHLANLINFGIVPLTFSDKQDCDCISQGDLLELAVGNLPKQLTVKNVTTGSIVQVECDLSDLDRAMILAGGKLAAIKQKQSA